Proteins from one Leptonema illini DSM 21528 genomic window:
- a CDS encoding ATP-binding protein has translation MSRMILIRTYSPKTAAMMKESLHQAFSGLWLESHVEDIFHICDELVKNGVKSNYKTILYWMEARKRFQAKNPDVALDEIDEWLYEVFYSGENELIELQFNKVEREKILNDLLGVLEMEAMYIDHRMGRRRLAHAGLLRELIRIKRFCKKHRIGVQVRIESAGDQLHITVSNDAPILEEDLVRIQSVRSTFRDFQRRGNEEQFFLEHINTSGGGHGLGYPLMDSILTTMHLDPDTSLFLISATRTMILLSLPIVQPESHALLPAPR, from the coding sequence ATGTCGAGAATGATCCTCATCCGAACGTATTCACCAAAGACGGCGGCGATGATGAAAGAGAGCCTGCACCAGGCCTTTTCAGGACTCTGGCTGGAGTCCCATGTCGAAGATATCTTTCATATCTGCGACGAACTTGTGAAAAACGGAGTGAAATCCAACTACAAGACGATCCTCTACTGGATGGAGGCCCGCAAACGCTTTCAGGCGAAGAATCCCGACGTCGCCCTCGACGAGATCGACGAATGGCTTTATGAGGTTTTCTATTCTGGAGAGAACGAGCTCATCGAGCTACAGTTTAACAAGGTCGAACGCGAAAAGATCCTGAACGATCTGCTGGGCGTCCTTGAGATGGAGGCCATGTACATCGACCATCGCATGGGCCGACGCCGTCTTGCGCATGCCGGGCTTCTGCGAGAGCTGATCCGCATCAAACGTTTTTGCAAGAAGCACCGCATCGGCGTACAGGTGCGCATCGAATCGGCCGGCGACCAGCTTCATATCACCGTTTCCAATGACGCCCCGATTCTCGAAGAGGACCTTGTACGCATCCAATCCGTGCGCTCGACGTTCCGGGATTTTCAGCGCAGGGGCAACGAAGAGCAGTTCTTTCTCGAACATATTAACACGTCAGGCGGAGGGCACGGGCTCGGATATCCGCTGATGGACTCTATTCTGACTACGATGCATCTTGATCCCGACACGTCGCTTTTCTTGATCTCGGCGACGCGCACGATGATCCTGCTCAGCCTGCCCATAGTACAGCCCGAGAGCCATGCTTTACTTCCAGCGCCGCGATAG
- a CDS encoding trans-sulfuration enzyme family protein, which yields MTSITKSQNQIRLTADPHKPLSPAIYPTSVFLFENTAELIDFVEAKSPDRFEYARYGNPTRRAMEYVLAELEGAEDAVLCASGMAACTMPVLALLQNGDHLIFTSDSYLKTRTFIEKTLPAFGIATTIVEPDIQAVEAAIRPETKLVFTEMPTNPLYRVIDLEGLTSLCRKRGLISMIDSTLASPVNLNPIRHGADLVVHSMTKYFAGQNDLIAGGVAGRKDLVSQVRDRIGELGAILPAQECYRLYMSTKTMQLRVERQNATTLALAEYLEGHARIRKVYHPMLASNVDAEQARRYLRGGGCLFTIDIDGGFDQMRAFCDATKVFRIGPSFGSPESLLDPPVIMSHWNVAPEQRAAMGITDSMVRISVGLEDVNELKADLDQALQKAF from the coding sequence ATGACCTCAATCACGAAATCACAGAATCAGATTCGTCTCACCGCCGACCCGCATAAGCCGCTCAGTCCGGCCATTTACCCGACGTCGGTCTTTTTATTCGAAAATACGGCCGAGCTCATCGACTTCGTTGAGGCGAAATCGCCGGATCGCTTTGAGTATGCGCGATACGGCAATCCGACGCGGCGGGCGATGGAGTATGTTCTGGCCGAGCTTGAAGGGGCCGAAGACGCCGTGCTCTGCGCATCGGGCATGGCTGCCTGCACGATGCCCGTGCTTGCCCTGCTACAGAACGGAGATCATCTTATCTTCACATCGGATAGCTATCTTAAAACGAGAACGTTCATCGAAAAGACACTGCCCGCCTTCGGAATCGCGACTACGATCGTCGAGCCCGACATCCAGGCCGTCGAGGCCGCCATCCGCCCCGAAACGAAGCTCGTCTTCACCGAGATGCCCACCAATCCACTCTATCGCGTCATCGATCTCGAAGGGTTAACCTCGCTCTGTCGCAAACGCGGACTGATCTCGATGATCGACTCGACGCTGGCCTCGCCGGTTAACCTGAATCCGATCCGTCATGGAGCCGATCTCGTCGTGCATTCGATGACGAAGTACTTCGCCGGTCAGAACGACCTCATCGCCGGCGGAGTGGCCGGCCGCAAAGATCTCGTATCGCAGGTGCGCGACCGTATCGGCGAACTCGGCGCCATTCTGCCCGCCCAGGAATGCTACCGTCTTTATATGTCGACGAAAACGATGCAGCTTCGCGTCGAACGTCAGAACGCGACCACGCTTGCCCTTGCCGAATACCTTGAGGGTCATGCCCGTATTCGCAAGGTGTATCATCCGATGCTGGCTTCGAACGTCGACGCCGAACAGGCTCGCCGGTATCTGCGCGGAGGCGGATGCCTGTTTACCATCGACATCGACGGAGGCTTCGATCAGATGCGAGCCTTCTGTGATGCGACGAAGGTCTTTCGCATCGGCCCAAGCTTCGGAAGCCCCGAGTCGCTGCTTGATCCGCCCGTCATCATGAGCCACTGGAACGTCGCCCCCGAACAGCGCGCCGCCATGGGCATCACCGATTCGATGGTACGCATCTCAGTCGGCCTTGAAGATGTGAATGAACTTAAAGCCGATTTAGATCAGGCGTTACAGAAGGCGTTTTGA